A single Uloborus diversus isolate 005 chromosome 7, Udiv.v.3.1, whole genome shotgun sequence DNA region contains:
- the LOC129225923 gene encoding uncharacterized protein LOC129225923 yields the protein MTLVVILLLALISHTLAWQNMPISMDSIEEGYQMIVNHQDPWWGFEASNEDLGSSYQYYYPYYSHKKVQSSFNTRKKPNYNIPTPTLNRPKPTYNRPNPTYNRPKPSYNRHKPAYNRPVRGHYPKPPPIQPTPPTQSESSTREWPSWIPPVRFFKLPLDEPPAAID from the exons ATGACG CTGGTTGTGATCCTGTTACTTGCACTGATTTCACACACTCTGGCATGGCAGAACATGCCAATCAGCATGGACAGCATCGAAGAAGGCTACCAAATGATTGTCAACCATCAAGACCCGTGGTGGGGCTTTGAAGCATCAAACGAGGACCTGGGTAGTAGTTATCAGTACTACTATCCATACTATTCTCATAAAAAGGTTCAATCTTCCTTTAACACGAGAAAGAAACCAAATTACAATATTCCAACCCCAACTTTAAATAGACCAAAGCCAACTTACAATAGACCGAATCCAACTTACAATAGACCAAAGCCGTCTTATAATAGACACAAGCCAGCTTACAACAGACCGGTCAGAGGACACTACCCAAAACCACCACCGATTCAACCAACACCCCCCACGCAGTCGGAATCCTCTACCCGAGAGTGGCCATCTTGGATACCACCTGTAAGATTCTTTAAGTTGCCATTGGATGAGCCTCCTGCTGCTATCGACTAA